A stretch of the Candidatus Cetobacterium colombiensis genome encodes the following:
- the selD gene encoding selenide, water dikinase SelD — MGPEVLSGLLKNLPSVEDKNLIVGFEKSDDAAIYKLTDDIALIQTLDFFTPMIDDPYVFGQIAAANSLSDVYAMGGEPKTAMNIVCFPEKENIEILGEILRGGAEKIAESGAVLSGGHSIHDPEVKYGLSVTGLVHPDKVFKNYGSQDNDVLIITKPLGTGIISTASKVETLSEDVKKEWIEVMTTLNKYSAEIIRNYPVSACTDITGFGFLGHAYEMAVASEKTFVLEQELIPYLDIAKDFAKEFYINSMGQKNRNYLNDKVDISTVPFWLQEILLDPQTSGGLLFSISSEYASEVMEKLNTLKIKSALIGTVEKYNGKYIIVR, encoded by the coding sequence ATAGGACCGGAGGTTCTATCAGGTTTATTAAAAAATCTTCCAAGTGTGGAAGATAAAAATTTAATTGTTGGTTTTGAAAAATCAGACGATGCGGCTATATATAAGTTAACTGACGATATAGCTCTTATTCAAACTTTAGATTTTTTCACTCCAATGATTGATGATCCATATGTGTTTGGACAAATAGCTGCAGCTAACTCTTTAAGTGATGTTTATGCTATGGGAGGTGAACCCAAAACTGCTATGAACATTGTTTGTTTTCCTGAAAAAGAAAACATTGAAATTTTAGGTGAAATTTTAAGAGGTGGAGCAGAAAAAATAGCTGAATCTGGAGCTGTTCTAAGTGGTGGACACTCTATTCACGATCCTGAGGTTAAATATGGACTTTCTGTTACTGGATTAGTTCATCCTGATAAAGTTTTTAAAAATTATGGTTCACAAGATAATGATGTTTTAATTATTACTAAACCTCTTGGAACTGGAATTATTTCAACAGCTTCTAAAGTTGAAACTCTTTCTGAAGATGTAAAAAAAGAATGGATTGAAGTTATGACAACTTTAAATAAATACTCTGCTGAAATTATAAGAAATTATCCAGTTAGTGCATGTACTGATATTACAGGTTTTGGATTTTTAGGCCATGCTTATGAAATGGCTGTGGCTTCTGAAAAAACTTTTGTCTTAGAGCAAGAACTTATTCCTTATTTAGATATTGCAAAAGATTTTGCTAAAGAGTTTTACATTAACTCTATGGGACAAAAAAATAGAAACTACTTAAATGATAAAGTAGATATTTCAACAGTGCCTTTTTGGTTACAAGAGATTCTGCTAGATCCTCAAACTTCTGGAGGACTTCTTTTCTCAATATCTTCTGAATATGCTTCTGAAGTTATGGAAAAACTGAATACTCTTAAAATTAAATCTGCTTTAATTGGAACTGTTGAAAAATATAATGGAAAATATATTATAGTGAGATAA
- the aroB gene encoding 3-dehydroquinate synthase → MKNLVMKTSINSYDILIGQNTIDRINEFTENYDKILLLTNKTIGNLYGNKILSKLPKKKTYRFEIEDGEMYKNMETSMEIFSFLIENNFSRNSLIICVGGGVVCDLGGFIASTFMRGLDFLQVPTSLLAQVDASIGGKVAINHPLGKNLIGSFKQPIGVIIDIDFLKTLPQCQFKSGMGEVIKHSIISKDKNYFKFLIESNREILKLKPEVLIEMIYESCKIKKEFVEKDEFEKGDRAFLNLGHTYAHALETLFDYQHISHGEAVAKGVIFELQISKLLGFATDEYIKSIRDLFSMYKIDSTPIYINDETLINVMKKDKKNSNDKIKFIIDKNGALENLPVTKEIISEVNNLFKNRILKGVIDIGTNSCRLFIAEVEKSENKINIIAPLFKDLEVSRLGKNLNQTGVLSKESIEKTYEIIKKFKEKTDSMGVTELIAFATAATREASNGSLFVQGIKNEFDINTLVIPGEIEAKLSFNGNSNIYREKIATIDVGGGSSEITIGNYNSIDYVKSFPIGVVKLTEMFFADENYNEETLLSARNYLKGFFNELSKFGDCNFKIIGVAGTVTTNVSVTKRLPKFIESEINGYNLSKIELEENLFLFLNKNLDDRKKIIGLEPNRADVIIAGNLILITLLEILNKTSITVSTVDNLEGGMVLNI, encoded by the coding sequence AAGTAAGCTTCCTAAAAAGAAAACTTATAGATTTGAAATTGAAGATGGAGAAATGTATAAAAATATGGAAACTTCCATGGAGATTTTTTCATTTTTAATTGAAAATAATTTTTCTAGAAATTCTCTAATTATATGTGTTGGTGGCGGTGTAGTATGTGATTTAGGAGGTTTTATTGCCTCAACTTTTATGAGAGGTTTAGATTTTTTACAGGTACCTACCTCTTTATTAGCTCAAGTTGATGCTAGTATCGGCGGAAAAGTAGCAATTAATCACCCTCTTGGAAAAAATTTAATTGGATCTTTTAAACAACCAATTGGTGTTATTATAGATATTGATTTTTTAAAGACTTTACCTCAATGTCAATTTAAATCTGGAATGGGCGAAGTTATAAAACATAGTATTATTTCAAAAGACAAAAATTATTTTAAATTTTTAATAGAATCAAACAGAGAAATTTTGAAATTAAAACCTGAGGTTTTAATCGAAATGATTTACGAATCATGCAAAATAAAAAAAGAATTCGTTGAAAAGGATGAATTTGAAAAAGGTGACAGAGCATTTTTAAATCTAGGTCATACTTATGCTCATGCTTTAGAAACTCTTTTTGATTATCAACATATTTCACATGGAGAAGCTGTTGCTAAAGGTGTTATCTTCGAACTACAAATATCTAAGCTTTTAGGTTTTGCTACAGATGAATATATAAAATCTATTAGAGATCTTTTCTCTATGTACAAAATTGATTCTACTCCTATTTATATTAATGACGAAACTCTCATTAATGTTATGAAAAAGGATAAAAAAAATTCAAATGATAAAATTAAATTTATCATTGATAAAAATGGTGCTCTTGAAAACTTACCAGTTACAAAAGAGATTATATCTGAAGTTAATAATTTGTTTAAAAATAGAATTTTAAAAGGAGTTATTGATATTGGTACAAATTCTTGTAGACTTTTTATAGCTGAAGTGGAAAAATCTGAAAATAAAATAAATATAATTGCTCCTTTATTTAAAGATTTAGAAGTATCTAGATTAGGTAAAAACTTAAATCAAACTGGTGTTCTTTCTAAAGAATCTATTGAAAAAACATACGAAATTATTAAAAAATTTAAAGAAAAAACAGATTCTATGGGTGTAACTGAACTTATTGCTTTTGCTACTGCAGCTACAAGAGAAGCTAGTAACGGAAGCTTATTTGTTCAAGGAATTAAAAATGAGTTTGATATAAATACTCTTGTTATCCCTGGAGAAATTGAAGCTAAATTAAGCTTTAATGGAAATAGTAATATTTATAGAGAAAAAATTGCTACAATTGATGTAGGTGGCGGAAGTAGTGAAATTACAATTGGAAATTATAACTCTATTGATTATGTTAAAAGTTTTCCAATTGGAGTTGTTAAGCTAACTGAAATGTTTTTTGCAGATGAAAATTATAACGAAGAAACATTACTGTCAGCTCGAAATTATTTAAAAGGATTTTTTAATGAATTAAGTAAATTTGGAGACTGTAACTTTAAAATAATTGGTGTGGCAGGAACTGTTACTACAAATGTTTCTGTTACAAAAAGACTTCCTAAATTTATCGAAAGTGAAATAAATGGGTATAATCTATCAAAAATAGAGTTAGAAGAAAATTTATTCCTATTTTTAAATAAAAATTTAGACGATCGTAAAAAAATTATTGGATTAGAACCTAACAGAGCTGATGTAATTATAGCAGGAAATTTAATCTTAATAACTCTTTTAGAAATTTTAAATAAAACTTCAATCACAGTTTCTACTGTTGATAATTTAGAAGGCGGTATGGTATTAAATATATAA
- the selA gene encoding L-seryl-tRNA(Sec) selenium transferase: MNNKQTLLRNLPKVDKIIDLLKEKEFFKDKPYKEVYDAVNEGIDFFRKGILNETITEYSIEDIESQITKSLSKNLEFNFKRVINGTGTILHTNLGRALFSKDLIQHLQNSLCGYSNLEFDLKTGERGSRYSHVEDLIAKVTGAEAALVVNNNAAAVMLCLNEFSKDTEVIISRGELVEVGGSFRIPDIMELSNAKLVEIGTTNRTHLIDYEKAINENTSMLLKVHTSNYHITGFTKSVSNKEIADLAKEKNIISMEDLGSGVLVDFSKYGLKKEPTILESLSSGMDLITFSGDKLLGGPQCGIIIGKKELISKLKKNQFLRAFRVCKMTISALEFTFKQYVDEKVAVEKNPTLNRILEPISEVFKRAEILKNILSDINIKAEIIETKAIIGGGSMPDASIDSYGVVIKSLNGKDVETAFLKEETPIVGRVQNNQFFIDLKTIHEDEYSLILKSFKKFLECE, encoded by the coding sequence ATGAATAATAAACAGACTCTTTTAAGAAATCTTCCCAAAGTAGATAAAATTATTGATTTACTAAAAGAAAAAGAGTTTTTTAAAGATAAGCCTTATAAAGAAGTTTATGATGCTGTTAATGAAGGTATTGATTTTTTTAGAAAAGGAATTCTTAATGAAACTATTACTGAATATTCTATTGAAGATATAGAATCTCAAATCACAAAGTCTTTAAGCAAAAATTTAGAATTTAATTTCAAAAGAGTTATTAATGGTACGGGTACAATTTTACATACAAATCTAGGAAGAGCTCTTTTTTCAAAAGATTTAATTCAGCATCTTCAAAACTCTCTTTGCGGATATAGCAATCTTGAGTTTGATTTAAAAACTGGAGAAAGAGGAAGTAGATACTCACATGTTGAAGATCTTATTGCAAAAGTAACTGGTGCTGAAGCAGCTTTAGTCGTTAATAATAATGCTGCTGCTGTTATGCTTTGTTTAAATGAGTTTAGCAAGGATACTGAAGTTATTATTTCAAGAGGAGAACTTGTTGAAGTTGGAGGTTCTTTTAGAATCCCAGATATAATGGAACTTTCTAATGCTAAATTAGTTGAGATTGGAACAACTAATAGAACTCATTTAATTGACTATGAAAAAGCGATTAATGAAAATACATCAATGCTTTTAAAGGTTCATACTTCTAACTATCATATTACTGGTTTTACTAAATCTGTATCTAACAAAGAAATTGCTGATCTTGCAAAAGAAAAAAATATTATTTCTATGGAAGATTTAGGAAGTGGAGTCCTTGTTGATTTTTCTAAATATGGTTTAAAAAAAGAACCCACAATTTTAGAATCTCTAAGTTCAGGAATGGATTTAATAACTTTTAGTGGTGATAAACTTTTAGGTGGTCCACAATGTGGTATAATCATTGGAAAAAAAGAACTAATTTCAAAATTAAAAAAGAATCAATTTTTGAGAGCTTTTAGAGTTTGTAAAATGACAATTAGTGCTTTAGAGTTTACTTTTAAACAGTATGTTGATGAAAAAGTAGCTGTTGAAAAAAATCCAACTTTAAATCGTATTTTAGAACCAATTTCTGAAGTTTTTAAACGAGCTGAAATTTTAAAAAATATTTTAAGTGATATTAATATAAAAGCTGAAATTATTGAAACCAAAGCAATTATTGGAGGAGGATCTATGCCTGATGCCTCTATTGATAGCTACGGAGTTGTTATTAAATCCCTTAATGGAAAAGATGTTGAAACTGCCTTTTTAAAAGAAGAAACTCCTATTGTTGGAAGAGTTCAAAACAATCAATTTTTTATTGATTTAAAAACAATTCACGAAGATGAATACTCTTTAATTTTAAAAAGTTTTAAAAAGTTTTTAGAGTGTGAGTAA